Proteins co-encoded in one Saccharomyces cerevisiae S288C chromosome II, complete sequence genomic window:
- the MIX23 gene encoding Mix23p (Mitochondrial intermembrane space hypothetical protein; imported via the MIA import machinery; contains an unusual twin cysteine motif (CX13C CX14C)), whose product MVDNRRTFTAPQSLLETNLTFPNDEPSLTTITVTRERCVDPSLIDSFLRFLRHGSDDIIRQKLNNYRKGSINGKNKCKEFLKQELYPNWQIRNNIISFCEKEAAEMKNETDQQCGNNKKTTAEPLIDARIDPYAARERAEKQEAQYKDWTKVTEWVANNRKIEQILTSTTEGILRQNCEQNNDYLKEFTQFCKDNS is encoded by the coding sequence ATGGTTGATAATAGGCGTACGTTTACGGCACCCCAAAGCTTACTTGAAACAAATCTTACTTTTCCGAATGATGAACCGTCACTTACTACAATCACAGTTACGCGAGAAAGATGTGTTGATCCAAGCTTGATAGATTCATTTTTGAGGTTTCTAAGGCATGGAAGTGATGATATAATAAGACAAAAATTAAACAACTATAGGAAAGGCTCtattaatggaaaaaataagtgtaaggaatttttgaagCAAGAACTATATCCGAACTGGCAAATACGGAATAatataatttcattttgcGAAAAAGAGGCAGCAGAGATGAAGAACGAGACCGATCAGCAGTGCggtaataataaaaagacTACTGCGGAACCACTTATAGACGCAAGAATTGATCCTTACGCTGCAAGAGAAAGAGCGGAGAAACAGGAAGCTCAATATAAGGATTGGACGAAGGTGACAGAGTGGGTGGcaaataatagaaaaatagAACAAATTTTAACTTCTACAACAGAGGGCATTTTAAGGCAAAACTGCGAGCAAAATAATGACTACTTGAAGGAGTTTACGCAATTCTGCAAGGACAACAGTTGA
- the SRO77 gene encoding putative Rab GTPase-binding protein SRO77 (Protein with roles in exocytosis and cation homeostasis; functions in docking and fusion of post-Golgi vesicles with plasma membrane; regulates cell proliferation and colony development via the Rho1-Tor1 pathway; interacts with SNARE protein Sec9p; homolog of Drosophila lethal giant larvae tumor suppressor; SRO77 has a paralog, SRO7, that arose from the whole genome duplication) codes for MFKKSRHLKNVSNAIKSARVHDVSNGINSKFFDTKKICTYGINGRITVTTFDYTQSLLAVATTAGEIHVYGQKQIEVVFTLKNRPQIKHMRFIKGIYLIAVDEKSNIIVLSVHSKQILTTVFCPNSITCIETDPSLDWMLIGLESGSILIYDVDRNQMSKLKIENFQKSVFLPKERLSPVISIQWNPRDIGTILISYEHITVIYSFIDYKVKQHFFYQLEPYAPGGDLSTNIEKKRTPKVIQSLYHPNSLHILTVHEDNSLVFWDVNSGKLIHARSIFETHVNFPNPALKDCSFTETPAIFKVSWLCQRNPEYTSLLIATKATENPCLPQEITMIDLGGTPMYSVTSFDAMSKYYAKPVQQKLFSLIGKAPLINFLPLPKASPYFGGCHDTNLILLLLEDGELETLIYPAGSFSSKASIFPRSLAWVRPTVTTCIAQSVQKNLWLGMMTIAQSESFLKGGIPATRNIRRHETRSALLTGHSNGSVRIWDASHSEVTDNAVFEVNTAKVLNRATNLAIKNISFASETLELAVSSEVGDVILFKFETNKFYGQLPKSDALQLKFSRFSLDDSKTILVDVSDRGPTNVKQGFIPSTVIHAKKGAVSAIMNSNIGFVAVGFIEGTLIILDRRGPAIIFNENIRVISKAGSSYVSTVHFCVMEYGDDGFSSILMLCGTDIGELMTFKILPATNGRFEVKFTDATKTNNQGKILGINSFAKDTGYSCSATISKMQGLSKGIAIPGFVTISGANDIRLVSPGKSKDTHALFKYPIATSGLSFIPIIDGKGERKLSTIMIVLLINGDIKVLTVPELKEVKNLRCPVPLSAQYVENSSILENGDIVIRTGKFQASLISVLNESATGTNHTADISQHTPIDTLYNPDLKIGYRPQVNSLQWARGTIYCTPYQLDELLGGIERPESKYEESAIARGCISSSSSNAARKLPPGTEDHRYARPVRSSGRSNGYGVLKSVSRAIETRLDTVETTINDYATTMGQTMNDAMEETGRDMMKSAVGF; via the coding sequence atgTTTAAGAAAAGCAGGCATTTGAAGAATGTGTCAAATGCTATCAAATCCGCGAGAGTTCATGACGTCTCAAATGGTATTAACTCCAAATTTTTCGATACTAAGAAAATATGCACATACGGCATAAATGGACGAATCACTGTTACCACATTCGACTATACTCAAAGCCTTTTGGCAGTTGCAACTACTGCTGGGGAGATACATGTTTATGGGCAAAAGCAAATAGAGGTCGTATTTACGTTAAAAAATCGACCTCAAATTAAACACATGCGGTTTATTAAAGGAATTTATCTGATAGCTGTAGATGAGAAGAGCAACATAATAGTTCTTTCAGTACACTCGAAACAGATTCTAACTACTGTTTTCTGTCCAAACAGCATCACTTGTATTGAGACTGATCCGTCCTTGGATTGGATGCTGATTGGCCTCGAGAGTGGATCCATATTGATCTATGATGTGGatagaaatcaaatgtccaaattgaaaattgaaaacttccAGAAAAGTGTGTTTTTGCCAAAAGAGAGGCTATCACCGGTTATTTCTATCCAATGGAATCCTAGAGACATAGGAACGATACTTATATCATATGAGCATATTACAGTCATATATTCTTTCATTGACTACAAAGTCAAgcaacattttttttaccaattAGAACCGTATGCTCCGGGCGGTGATCTATCCACAAAcatagaaaagaaacgcACTCCAAAGGTCATTCAGTCACTTTATCACCCAAATTCCTTACATATATTAACTGTCCATGAAGATAATTCCTTGGTATTTTGGGATGTCAATAGCGGTAAACTGATTCACGCTAGAAGTATATTTGAAACACATGtgaattttccaaatcctGCCTTGAAAGACTGTTCCTTTACAGAAACACCCGCTATCTTTAAAGTAAGCTGGCTTTGCCAGCGTAATCCTGAGTATACATCGTTGTTGATTGCAACAAAAGCTACAGAAAATCCCTGTTTACCTCAGGAAATAACCATGATTGACTTAGGCGGCACACCAATGTATTCTGTGACATCATTTGACGCAATGAGCAAGTACTATGCTAAACCGGTTCAACAAAAACTATTTTCGTTGATTGGCAAAGCTCCACTAATAAATTTTCTACCCTTGCCGAAGGCTTCTCCATATTTTGGTGGATGCCATGACACAAACCTCattttattacttttaGAAGATGGCGAACTTGAAACATTGATATACCCAGCAGGCTCTTTTAGTTCCAAGGCCTCCATTTTCCCTCGGAGCTTAGCATGGGTTCGACCAACGGTTACTACTTGTATAGCGCAAtcagttcaaaaaaatctttggCTGGGGATGATGACAATCGCTCAAAGTGAATCGTTTTTAAAAGGTGGTATTCCTGCCACCAGAAATATTAGAAGGCATGAGACCAGATCTGCTTTACTAACTGGGCATAGTAATGGTTCAGTCAGAATATGGGATGCTTCACACAGTGAAGTAACTGACAACGCTGTATTTGAAGTGAATACTGCTAAAGTACTTAACAGAGCTACTAACCTGGCcataaaaaatatctcCTTTGCATCGGAAACATTGGAATTGGCGGTATCATCTGAGGTTGGGGatgttattcttttcaaattcgaAACAAACAAGTTTTACGGACAACTTCCCAAAAGCGATGCACTGCAATTGAAGTTTAGCAGATTTTCATTGGATGATTCAAAAACTATTTTAGTTGATGTTTCGGATAGAGGGCCTACGAACGTTAAACAAGGCTTTATACCAAGTACGGTAATACATGCTAAAAAAGGTGCGGTGTCCGCAATCATGAATAGTAATATCGGGTTCGTTGCCGTTGGTTTCATTGAAGGAACCTTAATAATATTGGACAGAAGAGGCCCGGCTATAAtcttcaatgaaaatattaggGTCATTTCTAAAGCTGGTAGCTCTTACGTTTCAACCGTTCACTTTTGCGTCATGGAATATGGAGATGATGGGTTCTCTAGTATTTTGATGCTATGTGGAACGGATATCGGGGAATTGATGACTTTCAAAATACTGCCTGCAACTAATGGAAGATTTGAGGTTAAATTCACTGATGCAACAAAGACCAACAATCAAGGAAAAATTCTAGgaataaattcttttgcCAAAGATACTGGCTACAGTTGTTCTGCTACTATATCAAAGATGCAGGGTTTAAGCAAGGGTATCGCAATACCTGGATTTGTTACTATCAGTGGCGCAAATGACATTCGTTTAGTATCACCAGGTAAATCTAAGGACACTCATGCGCTTTTCAAGTATCCAATTGCCACTAGTGGATTATCATTTATTCCCATTATTGACGGTAAAGGAGAAAGAAAGCTTTCAACTATTATGATCGTTTTGCTAATTAATGGAGATATTAAAGTTTTGACAGTACCTGAGCTTAAGGAAGTCAAAAATCTACGCTGCCCGGTCCCTCTAAGCGCTCAATACGTTGAAAATTCATCTATATTAGAAAATGGTGACATTGTCATTCGCACAGGGAAATTCCAAGCCTCTTTGATTTCAGTACTTAATGAAAGTGCCACCGGAACGAATCATACTGCTGACATATCACAACATACTCCTATTGATACCTTGTACAATCCTGATTTAAAGATTGGTTATAGGCCTCAAGTGAATTCCTTACAATGGGCTAGAGGAACTATTTATTGCACACCATATCAACTTGATGAGCTACTGGGCGGTATAGAAAGGCCCGAATCGAAGTATGAGGAAAGCGCAATTGCTCGAGGATGCATATCTTCCAGTAGTAGTAATGCAGCCAGAAAGTTACCTCCCGGTACGGAAGATCACAGGTATGCCAGACCTGTAAGAAGCTCTGGAAGAAGTAATGGATATGGTGTCCTTAAAAGTGTTTCTAGGGCAATTGAAACTCGTTTAGACACGGTAGAAACCACTATTAATGACTATGCAACCACAATGGGACAAACCATGAATGACGCAATGGAAGAAACGGGAAGGGATATGATGAAGAGCGCTGTAGGTTTTTAG